From Gavia stellata isolate bGavSte3 chromosome 27, bGavSte3.hap2, whole genome shotgun sequence, one genomic window encodes:
- the LOC132319312 gene encoding ephrin type-A receptor 2-like, giving the protein MAMMVMMAMATAVPMQTGTVTAVVPGLQMVVGMVVPMAMGLQPAVGPAVGPAVGPAMQTRTGEVMVVRGLQMMVAVEVVAVLMMAMELVAAVLMVMAVAEGVQMVMAPGVPTAPVALGVGAPLVVLLDFAKAQGELGWLTQPYGKGWDLLQNVLNDSLIYIYSVCNVLEGEQENWLRTNWIYRGVAQRIFIELQFTVRDCNSFPTAGGGSCKETFNLYYAESDVDYGTNFQKRQFKKIDTIAPDEITVQDDFASRIVKLNVEVRSVGPLRRKGFYLAFQDLGACVALLSVRIYYKRCPAVLRGMARFPETVAGVDSQTLAEVRGTCVEEAVADQAPALHCNADGEWLVPIGECLCRAGYEKVGERCQACPPGSFKATVSLSSCQPCPPHTLPSPAAAAACPCQDGFFRAPADPPADPCTRPPSPPQGVTAVGLGATVQLRWSPPADPGGRGDVTYSVTCEQCWPESGECRPCDGGIRYSQPPRGLTGTGVTVTDLEPHVNYTFTVEARNGVSSYSHHRSVATATISVNQTEPPRVTSVSLDGRTATSLVLSWTVPPRQQSRVWKYEVTYSKKVDENSYSVLRCKGTSVTLPKLSPATAYVVRVQALTPDGHGPYSPQHEFETLPEGAEAMASTAVISGSVAGVFFVLLLLAALLYVLRRRKRSRPRQSTEDVYFSKLYA; this is encoded by the exons ATGGCGATGATGGTGATGATGGCGATGGCAACAGCAGTGCCGATGCAGACAGGGACGGTGACAGCAGTGGTGCCGGGGCTGCAGATGGTCGTGGGGATGGTGGTGCCGATGGCAATGGGGCTGCAGCCGGCGGTGGGGCCGGCAGTGGGGCCGGCAGTGGGGCCGGCGATGCAGACGCGGACAGGGGAGGTGATGGTGGTGCGGGGGCTGCAGATGATGGTGGCGGTGGAGGTGGTGGCGGTGCTGATGATGGCAATGGAGCTGGTGGCGGCGGTGCTGATGGTGATGGCAGTGGCAGAGGGGGTGCAGATGGTGATGGCACCGGGGGTGCCAACGGCGCCGGTGGCCCTGGGCGTGGGTGCACCCTTAG tGGTCCTGCTGGACTTCGCCAAGGCgcagggagagctgggctggctCACCCAGCCCTATGGCAAAGGG TGGGACCTGCTGCAGAACGTGCTGAACGACTCCTTGATCTACATCTACTCGGTGTGCAACGTGCTGGAGGGCGAGCAGGAGAACTGGCTACGCACCAACTGGATCTACCGCGGGGTGGCCCAACGCATCTTCATCGAGCTCCAATTCACCGTCCGCGACTGCAACAGCTTCCCCAccgccggcggcggctcctGCAAGGAGACCTTCAACCTCTACTACGCCGAATCCGACGTGGATTACGGCACCAACTTCCAGAAGAGACAATTCAAGAAGATCGACACCATCGCTCCGGATGAAATCACCGTTCAGGATGATTTTGCTTCCCGGATCGTTAAACTCAACGTCGAGGTGCGATCGGTGGGACCTCTCCGTCGGAAAGGTTTCTACTTGGCTTTCCAGGATTTGGGAGCTTGCGTGGCATTGCTTTCCGTTCGGATTTATTACAAGAGGTGCCCGGCTGTTTTACGGGGAATGGCTCGCTTCCCCGAAACGGTGGCCGGCGTCGACTCGCAGACCTTGGCCGAGGTGCGGGGGACGTGCGTGGAGGAGGCGGTGGCCGACCAAGCTCCGGCGCTGCACTGCAACGCCGACGGCGAGTGGTTGGTGCCCATCGGGGAGTGCCTGTGCCGGGCCGGCTACGAGAAAGTGGGAGAGAGATGCCAAG CTTGTCCCCCCGGCTCCTTCAAGGCCACCGTGTCCCTgagcagctgccagccctgcccgccccacACCCTACCCTcccctgccgccgccgctgcctgcccctgccaggATGGCTTCTTCCGCGCCCCCGCCGACCCCCCCGCCGACCCCTGCACCC gtcccccctcgccccctcaGGGTGTCacggccgtggggctgggggccacGGTGCAGCTACGTTGGTCCCCCCCCGCCGACCCGGGTGGCCGTGGGGATGTCACCTACAGCGTCACCTGCGAGCAGTGCTGGCCGGAGAGCGGGGAGTGCCGTCCCTGCGATGGGGGGATCCGCTATTCGCAGCCCCCCCGGGGGTTGACGGGAACGGGGGTGACGGTCACCGACCTGGAGCCACATGTCAACTACACCTTCACCGTCGAAGCCCGGAACGGAGTGTCGTCCTACAGCCACCACCGCAGCGTGGCCACCGCCACCATCAGCGTCAACCAGACAG AGCCCCCCCGGGTGACATCGGTGAGCCTGGATGGACGGACGGCCACCAGCTTGGTCCTCTCCTGGACGGTGCCACCACGGCAGCAGAGTCGGGTCTGGAAGTACGAGGTCACCTACAGCAAGAAG GTGGACGAGAACAGCTACTCGGTGCTGCGCTGCAAGGGCACCTCCGTCACCCTCCCCAAGCTGTCCCCTGCCACCGCCTACGTGGTGCGGGTCCAGGCGCTCACCCCGGACGGCCACGGCCCCTACAGCCCCCAGCACGAGTTCGAGACCCTGCCCGAAG GCGCCGAGGCCATGGCATCCACCGCCGTCATCAGTGGCTCCGTCGCTGGTGTCTTCttcgtcctcctcctcttggctGCTCTCCTCTACGTCCTCCGGCG GAGGAAGAGGTCACGGCCACGCCAGTCCACCGAGGACGTCTACTTCTCCAA ACTCTATGCATAG
- the LOC132319313 gene encoding ciliogenesis and planar polarity effector 2-like encodes MAARGGSVLEPGWLLSPAGRPYLDSILQKNQRRVFGLLERPVLPPTLAAPTVTYKLFLSGKSGVGKTALVATLAGTPVPPVHHETLGIEATTVYWPAKPRASGRPVIFQLRFWDCGDGALKKFEHLLPACKEEADAVLFLFSFTDRSSFEELPAQMSRVVGPDEENLVRVVVGTKFDLSPQADVTEGDVTAFEGAWGVPVLRVGSRPGAGPGRGGLARVAPLLDALVERLWRRDQIAAGVAPGGEGSPPA; translated from the exons ATGGCGGCGCGGGGGGGCTCGGTGCTGGAGCCGGGCTGGCTCCTCtcccccgccggccgcccctACCTGGACTCCATCCTCCAGAAGAACCAGCGGAGAGTGTTCG GTCTGCTGGAGCGCCCGGTGCTGCCCCCCACCTTGGCCGCCCCCACCGTCACCTACAAACTCTTCCTCTCCGGCAAGAGCGGCGTCGGCAAGACGGCCTTGGTGGCCACGCTGGCGGGGACCCCCGTGCCCCCCGTCCACCACGAGACCCTGG GCATAGAGGCCACCACCGTCTACTGGCCGGCCAAGCCGCGGGCCAGCGGCCGCCCCGTCATCTTCCAGCTCCGCTTTTGGGATTGCGGGGACGGAGCCCTGAAAAAATTCGAGCATCTCCTGCCC gCTTGTAAGGAGGAAGCGGACGccgtcctcttcctcttctccttcacCGACCGCTCGTCCTTCGAGGAGCTGCCGGCGCAGATGAGCCGGGTGGTCGGCCCTGACGAAGAAAACCTCGTTAGGGTGGTCGTCGGCACCAA ATTCGACCTGTCCCCGCAGGCGGACGTGACGGAGGGGGACGTGACGGCCTTCGAGGGGGCCTGGGGGGTGCCGGTGCTGCGGGTGGGCAGCcggccgggggccgggccggggcgcggggggctggCCCGCGTCGCCCCCCTCCTCGACGCCCTGGTCGAGAGGCTCTGGCGGCGGGACCAAATCGCCGCCGGCGTCGCCCCGGGGGGCGAGGGGTCCCCCCCCGCCTGA